Genomic segment of Geminocystis herdmanii PCC 6308:
ATCGTCGAAGCTAAACAGGCTTTCTCTGCTTAATTTAATTGATTACTCGATGATTTTGGTGGGCAATGCCCACCCTACTTGGGTAATATTTTTTATTGTCAATTGGTAATTTTCAATTTTCAATTCTCCATTCTCAATTATCAATTAATATTATGTCTAATTTAAAAGCGATACGCGATCGCATTGACTCAGTAAAAAATACAAAAAAAATTACTGAAGCTATGCGTCTAGTAGCGGCGGCGAAGGTGAGAAGAGCTCAAGAACAAGTGACAGCAACCCGCCCTTTTGCGGATACTTTAGCACAAGTTCTTTACGGCTTACAAAATCGTCTCCGTTTTGAAGATGTGGATTTACCCCTACTCAAACAACGAGAAGTTAAAACCGTTGCTTTATTCGTAGTTACGGGCGATCGAGGTTTATGTGGTGGTTACAATACCAACGTAATTAAAAAAGCCGAACAACGAGCTGCTGAATTAAAAGCCCAAGGTATTAATTATACCTACGTCACGATCGGACGTAAAGCAGGACAATACTTCAAACGTAGAAACGAGCCCATTGCGGGGCAGTATTTTGGTTTAGAGCAAATTCCTACGGCGAATGAGTCGGGAGCGATGGCGGATGAATTACTATCCTTATTCTTTACAGGAACGGTCGATCGAGTAGAATTAATTTACACTCGTTTTGTGTCCTTAATTAGTTCTTCTCCTGTCATTCAAACTCTGTTGCCCTTAACTCCTCAAGGTTTAGAAGTACAAGACGATGAAATTTTCCGTTTAACCGTCAAAGGTGGTAGTTTTCAGGTAGAAAGAGAAAGCGTTGCTAATACTGCTTCTAGTTTACCTAGAGACATGATTTTTGAACAAGACCCCGTTCAGATTCTTGACTCACTACTTCCGTTGTACATTAATAACCAATTATTGAGAGCATTACAGGAATCGGCGGCTAGTGAATTAGCTGCGCGGATGACGGCTATGAGTAACGCTAGTGAAAATGCTAAGGAATTGATGAAAACCCTTACTTTATCCTATAACAAAGCTCGTCAAGCCTCTATTACTCAACAAATTCTCGAAGTTGTCTCTGGGGCAAATGCACTAGGTTAATTTCAGAAAATGTTAGTAAAAAATAAGCCTTTCTCTTATGTGGAGGAGGGCTTTTTAAATGTTTAATTCTTTTAAATATACTGATTATTAATTCAATTTTCTTCTGTATTAATAATTTTTAAAAAGGCTTTTTCTGTATCCGTAAAAAGTTCTAATTTAGCTTGTTGTTGTGCTAATAATTCAGGGGTTGCATCAGAAATATCTCCTTTTCTTTGCTGAAGTCGATCGAACAAAATATTTAAAGGTGCGGTACAGTAAATAATTTGTAAATCAATATTTTCTTGAATGGCAAATTCAACCATTGGTTGTCTTAAAGAAACTCGATCGAATTTAGCATCTAAAATAATAGTAAATCCTTGTTTTGTTAACAATTTTGCTAAGTAAAATAATCGCTCATAGGTTTTTTGTGTCATGGAAGAAGAATAAAGAAAATCGTCTCCTTTTTCCTCTAAAGATATTCCTGCTAAATGTTTTCTGACAGCATCAGAGCGAATATGTATAGCATTATTTTGTTGAGCGATTTTTCGAGCAATAGTACTTTTACCTGAGCCGGATAATCCCGACATTAAAATTAATTTTCCTTGAGATTTTTGGGTATATTGCCAAGCTAAATTATAATAATCGTCTGCATTTTTTTTCGCCTCTTTTTTAAGAGTTTCAGTAATAGCAGAATCATCTAATAAAAAGGAAGTAACTTTTGCTCTCACATAGGCTTGACGGCTTAAATATAAAGGTAAAACTTGTAAACCTTCCCAATCTCCTGTTCTTTCTAAATAGGTATTTAGAAACACATTAGCTAATTCTTTTTCCCCTTTAGAATTAATATCCATCACTAAAAAAGCAACATCATACATCACGTCCACAAAACGGAAAGGCTCATTAAATTCTATTCGATCGAACAGTTGAATTTTGTCTTGCCAAATACAGATATTTTTTAAATGTAAATCTCCATGACATTCTCTAATTTTATGGTTAATTTGTCTTTGTTTAAAGAGGTTTTCATTTAACCTTAAAAAATTATCAGTAAAGGCTTTTGTTTGTTGATATTTTTCTAAAGTTTGAACTTCTCCAATATATTTAGCAGTTTGTTGATAATTTTGATTAATAGATTCTCCAATTTTTTCGGCAGTACCAAAACTATTAATATAATCATTAGTGTCAGTATTTTTATGGAAATTTGCAACTATTTTACCTAAATCTTGAAGATGTTTTTCGGTTAATTTACCCACTTCAAAAAGATTTAAAAAAAGATTTTCTTGGGGAAACTGTCTCATTTTTAAGATATATTCGATCGATTGGCTATCATCATTAAAAATAAATTCTTCCTGAAAATAACTAATAGGAATTACTTGTAAATAAAGTTCTGGAGCGATGGTTTTATTCATTCTCAATTCTTCTTCAAGAAAGTGCTTTCTTTTCTCAAGGGTAGAATAATCTAAAAAACCAAAATCAACTTTTTTTTTCATTTTATAAGCATAATCTCCTGTTAAAAAGACGATCGAACAATGAGTTTGTATAATTTCAATAGGATGGTTAACTTTATGGGGATAAAAATTTCCCTCTTGCATTTTTTGGATTAATTTTTCTTGATACATTATCTAAATCTTTTTTAGGAGTATTATAGTTAATAAATTAGAAAGCATCTAAGTTGTTTGTTGCCTACTTTCAGCAAAAAACTTTTTCATCACACCTATTTAATTATGTTTTGGCGTAAATTTACTCAAGATAAAATGGCGATGACGGGGTTATGGATTTTAATATTAATTATTCTCAGTATCTTAATTTTGCCCTTATTTTATCAAACCTCGATCGAGCAAATAGATTTTTCTAAATCCACTCTTACCCCTAGTTTACAGCATCCTTTTGGTACAAACGATCTAGGACAAGATCAATTAGCACGCGCATTATTTGGAGGGAAAATCTCCTTAACCGTAGGAATTTGTGCTATGGCGGTTTCTATTACTATTGGTACAATTATTGGTGCGATCGCAGGTTATTATGGAGGCATCCTTGATAATATCCTGATGAGATTAACAGATATATTTTTATCCTTACCTCAATTACCCGTATTGTTGTTAGTCGTTTATTTATTTCGGGATGCCATTAAAACCATTTTGGGCGCACAAACAGGAATTTTTGTTTTAGTAATCTTAGTTATTGGGTTGCTTAATTGGATGTCTGTGGCAAGACTTGTCAGGAGTTCATTTTTACAACTCAAAGAAAGAGAGTTTATTAGTGCGGCGAAAAGTTTAGGGGCAAATTCAGCTCGTATTATTTTGGTGCATATTCTGCCTAATGTTTTTAGTGTCATTGTCGTGGCGGCAACTTTATCGATCGGGAATGCTATTATTGTGGAGTCCACCCTTAGTTTTTTAGGGTTAGGGTTTCCTCCTGATATTCCGACATGGGGAAGAATGCTTTATGATGCCCAAAATTATCTCACCTCCGCTCCCTATATGGCGATATTTCCCGGGTTAGCAATATTTTTGACCGTTTTAAGTATAAATTATATTGGCGATGGACTTAAAGACGCTTTAAATCCCAAGTAACCTGAGTGAACTATAAAATTATTGGTGAGAACTGACTTGGCAGACAGGCAGACAGGGGGATTATATTTCTTGTGAATCAATAAAATTCTCTCAAAAATGTACAAATATTGAAAATTTTTCTTCCATTCGACTTGTCCACTTGTCCACTTGTCCACTTGTCCACCTGTCTCGTCTTCACCATTTTTCTTCTGTCGAACTGAGGTAAGTAGGGTTTTGTTAAACATCGAAATAGAGGTATTATTCACCTTCCACGGCGATCGTGTTTAATAAACGGGCAACGATAACTTTAGCATTCCTACCGCCAGAAGGAATTAAACGATGACATAGCACACTAGGCGCTAAAAATTTAATATCATCGGGGATAACGTAGTCTCTACCTTCTAAATAGGCGAAGGATTGACTGGCTTTTTGTAGAGCGATCGCACCACGAGGACTAATCCCCAATGTAATCTCGTCATCAGTTCTAGATGCGGAAACTAAATTTACAATATATTTTTGTAACTCATTACTTACTTTTACTTTGATTACTTCTGCTTGTAACTGTTTTACTTCATCTAAAGAAATACAGGGAGAAAGCTCATCAACAGTAGTGGTGTTTAGTTGCCTTTCTAACATTTGAACTTCTTCTTCAAAGGAGGGATAACCCAAGCTGAAAGAAATAGTAAATCTATCCATTTGCGCTTCTGGTAAAGGAAACGTACCCTGATACTCTACGGGGTTTTGAGTGGCAATAACAAAGAAAGGAGACGGCACAAAACGAGCTACACCATCCACGGTTATTTGTTTTTCTTCCATGACTTCTAATAAAGAGGATTGGGTTCGAGGAGTCGCCCTATTGATTTCATCGGTTAATAAGATATTAGCAAAAGCAGGTCCTGCTAAAAATTCAAATTCTCTGGTGTTGGGATTCCAAATATTTGTACCTGTTACGTCACTAGGCAATAAGTCGGGAGTGCATTGAATCCGTTGAAATTTGCCGTTGATCGATCGAGCTAAAGACTTAGCTAATAAGGTTTTGCCCACTCCGGGGACATCTTCTAATAAAGCATGACCACCACTTAATAATGCTACAATAACTAATTTAATTGCGTCATCTTTGCCGACAATAGTACGAGCTAAGTTTTCTTTGAGGGTGGTAATTTTATCTCTCATTGGCTATTCTGATTCCGTTATATTTGCCTTTCCTTAGTATTTTATCTTAGAAGTAGGAGTTACTGAAAAAGTATTTTCATAGAGGAAGAGTTAGTTTCCAACCCACATTCCGCACGTCATAAAGTACTAATGTCAAAGTATGAAAATTGAACAACTTATTCTAGACAAAACATATTTCTTGTAGTAGTCAATCACTTTTCTTAACCTCATAATCTGGATTTATACAGTTTGACGTGCCGAATGTGGGATAATATGATAATATGTTTTATTCTCCATCGTCCATTATTTATGTGATAAGATTAATTTGTGAGCCTTCCTCTGTTTTATATACCTCTATTCTGGTTTGGAATGCCTCTTTGAATTGAGGCATATGAGTTACTGTTAATATACAAGCAAAATCATCGGCGATCGCATTCAAGGAAGCAATAAGGCGATCGCACCCTTCACTGTCTTGAGTGCCGAAACCTTCATCAATGATGAGAAATTGTAAGGGAGTGCCAGATTTTTGGGCTAAAATGCGGGATATTGCCAAACGAATGGCGAAATTGATGCGAAATGCTTCCCCTCCTGAATAGGTTTCGTACGATCGAGTTCCTTGAGTATCAGCTATGATAATGTCGAGGGTATCTTTTAAGGCTGAAGAAGATTTACTACGACTTGCCTTCGGTTTTTGGGTGATAAATTGAACGTTTAATTGACTACCTGTTAAACGAGTTAAGATGTTATTTGCTTCTGTTTCTAATTGGGGTAAAATGTTTTCAATCATT
This window contains:
- a CDS encoding F0F1 ATP synthase subunit gamma; the protein is MSNLKAIRDRIDSVKNTKKITEAMRLVAAAKVRRAQEQVTATRPFADTLAQVLYGLQNRLRFEDVDLPLLKQREVKTVALFVVTGDRGLCGGYNTNVIKKAEQRAAELKAQGINYTYVTIGRKAGQYFKRRNEPIAGQYFGLEQIPTANESGAMADELLSLFFTGTVDRVELIYTRFVSLISSSPVIQTLLPLTPQGLEVQDDEIFRLTVKGGSFQVERESVANTASSLPRDMIFEQDPVQILDSLLPLYINNQLLRALQESAASELAARMTAMSNASENAKELMKTLTLSYNKARQASITQQILEVVSGANALG
- a CDS encoding bifunctional aminoglycoside phosphotransferase/ATP-binding protein produces the protein MYQEKLIQKMQEGNFYPHKVNHPIEIIQTHCSIVFLTGDYAYKMKKKVDFGFLDYSTLEKRKHFLEEELRMNKTIAPELYLQVIPISYFQEEFIFNDDSQSIEYILKMRQFPQENLFLNLFEVGKLTEKHLQDLGKIVANFHKNTDTNDYINSFGTAEKIGESINQNYQQTAKYIGEVQTLEKYQQTKAFTDNFLRLNENLFKQRQINHKIRECHGDLHLKNICIWQDKIQLFDRIEFNEPFRFVDVMYDVAFLVMDINSKGEKELANVFLNTYLERTGDWEGLQVLPLYLSRQAYVRAKVTSFLLDDSAITETLKKEAKKNADDYYNLAWQYTQKSQGKLILMSGLSGSGKSTIARKIAQQNNAIHIRSDAVRKHLAGISLEEKGDDFLYSSSMTQKTYERLFYLAKLLTKQGFTIILDAKFDRVSLRQPMVEFAIQENIDLQIIYCTAPLNILFDRLQQRKGDISDATPELLAQQQAKLELFTDTEKAFLKIINTEEN
- a CDS encoding ABC transporter permease; translation: MFWRKFTQDKMAMTGLWILILIILSILILPLFYQTSIEQIDFSKSTLTPSLQHPFGTNDLGQDQLARALFGGKISLTVGICAMAVSITIGTIIGAIAGYYGGILDNILMRLTDIFLSLPQLPVLLLVVYLFRDAIKTILGAQTGIFVLVILVIGLLNWMSVARLVRSSFLQLKEREFISAAKSLGANSARIILVHILPNVFSVIVVAATLSIGNAIIVESTLSFLGLGFPPDIPTWGRMLYDAQNYLTSAPYMAIFPGLAIFLTVLSINYIGDGLKDALNPK
- a CDS encoding AAA family ATPase; this translates as MRDKITTLKENLARTIVGKDDAIKLVIVALLSGGHALLEDVPGVGKTLLAKSLARSINGKFQRIQCTPDLLPSDVTGTNIWNPNTREFEFLAGPAFANILLTDEINRATPRTQSSLLEVMEEKQITVDGVARFVPSPFFVIATQNPVEYQGTFPLPEAQMDRFTISFSLGYPSFEEEVQMLERQLNTTTVDELSPCISLDEVKQLQAEVIKVKVSNELQKYIVNLVSASRTDDEITLGISPRGAIALQKASQSFAYLEGRDYVIPDDIKFLAPSVLCHRLIPSGGRNAKVIVARLLNTIAVEGE